A genome region from Sciurus carolinensis chromosome 19, mSciCar1.2, whole genome shotgun sequence includes the following:
- the LOC124971183 gene encoding vomeronasal type-1 receptor 90-like: protein MLYTFIVVRNALFSQIVIGITANVFLLLFHILKYLLQHRPKPTDLTITHLALIHLLMLLIRTFQDIDIFGIHDIWDDIACKAVVYLYRLMRNLSVSTTCLLSVLQAITLSPRSSFLAKYFSILVSMNGPTNATSGFYFASESCPISPTDQYFKTLFALIGILRDIFLIGFMALFSVYMVTLLCRHKRQCQHLHSTSLSPRASPELRASRTILLLMGFFVVMYFVDCIFSSSSGMMWKNDPAWLGVQMLMGNDYATISALMLISTEKWTIKFFQSTLGKESKCFC from the coding sequence ATGCTTTATACTTTTATTGTTGTAAGAAATGCCCTTTTTTCTCAAATTGTCATTGGGATCACAGCCAatgtcttcctccttctctttcacaTCCTAAAATACCTTCTCCAGCACAGGCCCAAGCCCACTGATCTTACCATCACTCACCTGGCcctcattcatctgctgatgctATTAATCAGGACATTCCAGGATATAGACATTTTTGGGATTCATGACATTTGGGATGACATCGCATGTAAAGCAGTTGTCTACCTGTACAGGCTGATGAGGAACCTGTCTGTTAGCaccacctgcctgctgagtgtTCTTCAGGCTatcaccctcagccccagaagcTCCTTTCTGGCaaagtattttagtattttagtcTCCATGAATGGTCCCACCAACGCAACCTCAGGATTTTACTTTGCCTCTGAATCCTGCCCTATTTCCCCCACAGATCAGTACTTCAAGACCTTATTTGCCCTGATAGGAATACTCCGGGATATTTTCCTCATAGGGTTCATGGCCCTCTTCAGTGTGTACATGGTGACCCTCTTGTGCAGGCATAAGAGGCAGTGccagcaccttcacagcaccagCCTGTCTCCAAGGGCATCCCCAGAGCTGAGGGCCTCCAGGACCATCCTGCTGCTCATGGGATTCTTTGTGGTCATGTACTTTGTGGACTGCATTTTCTCATCCTCCTCTGGAATGATGTGGAAGAATGACCCAGCATGGCTTGGGGTACAGATGCTGATGGGCAATGACTATGCCACCATCAGTGCTTTGATGCTAATCAGCACTGAAAAATGGACAATCAAGTTCTTCCAATCCACACTGGGAAAGGAGAGTAAATGTTTTTGCTGA